TTTAATAGCAGTAATAATTTGTCTCGTTATACATAATTCCGCAAAAGCCTTGAATGATGTAAGCTTGTCCTCTCTAAAATCACGTATTGCTTTATATAAGCCTATCATGCCTTCTTGGACAATATCTTCTCGATCTGCTCCAATTAAGAAATACGATCTCGCTTTTGCACGGACAAAGTTTTTATACTTATTGATCAAATAATCAAGCGCTTCACTATTGCCACTGTGAACTAATTCTACAATATGTTCATCCTCATACTGCTCATATATTCCCCTTGTCTTCCCTTTGAAGTTCGAAACCACACAGATCCCTCCGACCGTTATATAGAAATATTATACAGCACGATTTTTTTCAACGTCAACTACTCATCGTTGTCCACGTCTCCATTTTTCGAAAATTTCTGCAACTTCTTCACTAAGATGTATTTTAGACTTTGGCTTTTTTTGTTGTGTCACTTTGACCTTCTTCTCAATTCGCTGTTTAATAGCGGTCATTTCATTGTACAGTTCTCGTGCGGATTTTCTCAATGCACCCTGTCCAAAAATCGTCCATTGTTCCATATAATCCGATGTTGCAACATGAATTTGCGTTTGTATATTATTAAGTTCTTTCACTAGCTTCTCTATGCGTTCATCTGCAGTTTCATTCTCACGTGTGAATATGATCTCTACTTTGTGGTTTTTTAATTTCTTTTCAATGCCTTTAACGAGGTGAGCATCAAAAACAATGATTACTCTATAACCAGTATAAGCTTGATATTCAGCCATCTGATTGATTAAGTTATCACGAGCTGAGTTAAAATCTTTATCCCTTAAAGGTCTTAAGTTTGGCCATGCCCCTATAATGTTGTATCCATCAACAATCAGGATATCCATAAAGGTTAGTCCCCTAACGGGATTCGTTTACGGTAAACCTCATACATTAGTAAGCCAGCAGCAACCGATGCATTTAAAGATGTTACCTTCCCACGCATAGGAAGATTAATGAGAAAATCACATTTTTCTTTAATAAGTCTTCCGATCCCTTTTCCTTCACTACCAATGACAAGTCCTAAAGGCATATTTCCGTCAATGCTCCTGTAGTCATCTTGGCCATTTGCATCTGTACCAATGATCCATATGCCATTTTCTTTAAGCTCTTCTATAGTGCGAGACAAATTAGTCACCTTAGCTACTGGAATATACTCTATCGCTCCGGTTGAAGCTTTAGCAACAGTTGCAGTTAATCCTACCGCTCTTCTTTTCGGAATAATAATGCCATGAGCACCAACTGCATCTGCAGTTCGCATGATAGAACCGAGGTTATGCGGATCCTCAATTTCATCGAGTAAGATAAAAAAGGGCATTTCTCCTTTTTCCTCTGCTTTACGGTATAGATCATCTAGGCTTGCGTATTCGTATGCAGCCACTTGAGCAATAACACCTTGATGATTGCCATCATTCATTTGGTCTATCTTTTTCTTTGGGACAAACGAAACGGGTACTTGCTTATCCTTTGCAAGCTGAACAACCTGTTGCATTTGCCCTCTTTGTGATCCTTCAGCAATCCAAATCTTATTAATTTCGCGCTTTGATTTTAGCGCTTCTAACACAGGATTTTTACCAATAATATATTCCTGATTCATCATTTACCTCCTTTCTTTTGTTTCTCAATAAATTGAAAAGATTCACTTACAAGCTCCTCAAACCTATCTTCATTTCCCATTAAATAATGATACCCTAATAAAGCTTCAAAGGCTGTGCTATATCGATATGTTTGTACATCTGTATTTTTTGGAATGGTACCTGATTTTGCATTACGCCCTCTTTTTACGATTGTTTGCTCTTCAATACTAAGCATATCATTTTGGAGAAAGAAGTGAATAACATTCGCTTGCGCTTTTGCTGACACATATGCTTTAGCAATATTGTGTAACTGATTAGGTCTAATATTACCCTTTATTAATAGGTGATGCCGCACATGACTTTCGTATACAGCATCACCCATATATGCTAAAGCTAGACTGTTTAACTGTTTCACATCAATAATATTAGGTGAATGTAACATCTTCCTTACCCTCTTCTCCATCTTGTACCTTGAGCTGTGTCTTCAAGTATAATATTTCGTTCTTTTAACTCATCTCGAATTTGATCAGATAATGCAAAATCTCTATTCTTTCTAGCATCTATTCTTTGTTGAATCAGTTCTTCTATTTCATCATCAAGTAGCTCGTTATTTTCTAATGTGAGTCCAAGCACGGTAAAGGTTTCTTCAAAGAGCAATACAAATTGTTGAATAACTTGATTGGAAGTGTTTTTTTCCATTAAATATAGATTTGCAGTTTTAGAAAGGTCGAATAATACTGTAATTGCATTGGCAGTATTAAAATCATCATCCATCTCTTCAATAAATTTCTCTTTATATTGACTTATATTTTGAATCCATTCATCATCATTCGTAGTTAGATTAGCACTGCTATTCATCCGATGTTTTAAATTCGTATATGCTGTACGTAATCTCTCGAGGCTACTTTTGGCACTCTGAAGTAATTCAATATTATAATTTATTGGATTGCGGTAATGAACAGATAGCATAAAAAAGCGCAACACTTGTGGGTCATGCTCTTTAATAATGTCATGAACCAAAACAAAGTTCCCTAATGATTTCGACATCTTTTCGTTATCTATATTGATATATCCATTATGCATCCAATAATTAGCAAGCTGTTTTCCTGTTAAAGCTTCTGATTGAGCTATCTCATTCTCATGATGTGGAAAAATTAAGTCTTGCCCTCCTGCATGAATATCTATTGTATCTCCTAAATATTCTCGCACCATTGCAGAACATTCGATATGCCAACCAGGTCTACCTAAGCCCCATGGGCTTTCCCAGGAAATCTCTCCTTCCTTGGCTGCTTTCCAAAGAACAAAATCTATTGAATCGTTTTTCTTCTCATCGACTTCAATTCGAGCACCCACTCGCAGTTCGTCAATTGATTGATGTGATAATTTTCCGTATCCGTCGAATTCACGCGTTTTGTAATAAACATCTCCACCTGATTCATAAGCATAACCTTTGTCAATCAAAGCTTGAATAAAGTCAATAATAATGTCCATCGTTTCTGTGACTCGTGGATGAGCATCTGCTTTTTTGCATCCTAACGCGGAAACGTCTTCAAAATATGCTTGAATAAACCTCTCAGAGACAGTAGGTACGTCCTCACCTAACTCGTTAGCAGCTTTTATAATCTTATCATCAACATCAGTAAAGTTGGAAATATATTTCACATCATACCCGCGATATTCAAAATATCTCCTAACTGTATCATATATAATATCAGGTCGTGCATTTCCAATATGGATATAGTTATATACTGTTGGTCCACACTTATACATTGTAACCTTATTTTCCTCAATAGGAATGAATAATTCCTTTGCTCTCGTAAGTGTATTATAAATTTGAATTGGCATGTTCTATTTTCCTCTCTTTCATTTCTGCTAGTTCATTTCGTAATTCATTCATTTCTAATTCAATTTCTCTTATACGATCGGCAATCGGGTCTGGTAAGTCTCGATGATTAAAGTCTTTTTTAACACGCACACCATTTTTTATAACTATCCTTCCAGGTATACCAACTGCTGTAGAATTGTCAGGAACGTCATGTAAGACAACAGAGCCTCCCCCAATCTTTGAATTCTCTCCAATAGTTATAGATCCTAGTACTTTTGCTCCTGCTGCGATAAGTGCATTGTCCTTAATAGTTGGGTGCCTCTTACCCTTTTCCTTACCTGTTCCTCCTAACGTAACACCTTGATAAATCGTAACATTATCTCCAATTTCACAAGTCTCACCTATGACAACTCCCATGCCATGATCAATAAATAAGCGCCTTCCTATTTGAGCACCAGGATGAATTTCAATTCCAGTAAAAAACCTGCTTATTTGTGATAAGAGTCTAGCAAGAAAAAACAGTTTTCTCTTAAATAATCCGTGAGCTATCCTATGTGACCAAATAGCATGTAATCCAGAATAAGTAAGGATCACCTCAATATAGCTTCTTGCAGCTGGATCTTGCTCAAAAATCACCTCAATATCTTCTTTAAACATTTTAAACACGGTGTTCGCCTCCATCCTTATTATTTGTTCAAAAGACAAGAAAAGTGCAAGAGCCTCAACCATCCCCATCATGTGTTGAAACAAGACAATTCGAATGTATAGAATGCCTATACTATCAAATGGTTTTATGTTGAAATGACTGTAAGGGCCATATTTTCCATAAATCATCAATAAAGGTGTTGAATTTCTAACAATGCTCTTTTCGTAAACTTCGTTGCTAATGTACCTATACTAGAAGATAAAGATATTAATTTGCGTAAAAGTCATCGATTTATAGAAGAAAAGATGCACCAAACTTTAGTAATATTCTTGTTTAGTTTTTTACGAAAATGCCTATAAAAAAGAAAAAATATGATGGACATAAGTTGTATACGTGTACATTTCCATATACGAAAAAACGCCTCTATGCCTATGCACAGAGACGTTTTCACGCGGTTCCACCCTGTTTAGGTAGCTCAAATTTGCAAGCCTACCCCAACTCAACCCTTCTAACGGAAGGGAATCCGTCCTAAGCTAGTTAATCAAAGATTAGTTCACCTAGAATACTCAGAGGTGCATTTCAAAAAGCGGGGATATGAACCACTTTCAGCCGATGATGGTTCTCTCTTAAATATCTTTATCCGCTCATTTACTTTTCCTCGTCAACGTAATTACGTATCATTCATTTTGTAAAAAGCTTGTTTCCCAAAATATATATTGCAATTTACATATTTAATCCTTAATACTTAGCAACATCTATGCATAATAGCCTTACTTACACATTTAAACATCGATTCATATATCTTTACTATATTACAAAGTTAAAAAAAAGTTAACTAATTAAGCTTTTTATCCGCTCTTTAATTTTTTCCTTACCGAGTAACTCAATTGCCATTGGTAAGTCCGGGCCATGTGTTTGACCTGTTGTCGCAACACGAATCGGCATAAAGAGCTTTTTACCTTTGTGGCCTGTAGATTTTTGAACAGATTTCATTGCTGCTTTAATGTGCTCTGCTTTAAATGATTCAAGCTGTTCAATCTCTGATAGAAACCCAGTAAGTACCTCATTTACTTGCTCTTCTGATAAAACTACCTTTGCTTCCTCATCATACTTGATATCTGCTTTAAAAAACATTTCGGTTAAACCAATAATTTCTGCCCCGTAACTCATTTTTTCTTGGTGTAATAAAATTAATTTTCGAACCCACTCTCTATTTTCTTCATCCATGTTTTCCACTATAAGCCCAGCTTTAGTTAAATGAGGCAAGGATAAGTTTACGATGTCATCGGCACTTAGATGTTTTATATACTGATTGTTCATCCATGTCAATTTTTGTTTATCAAATAAAGCAGGTGATTTTGATAAACGCTTAGCATCAAAAATATCAATCAATTGTTCCTTTGTAAATACTTCATCTTCACCACCTGGTGACCAACCTAGAAGTGCAATAAAGTTAAATAAAGCCTCTGGCAAATAACCTAATTCTTCATATTGCTCAATAAATTGAATAATCGCTTCGTCCCGCTTACTAAGCTTTTTCCTACTCTCATTTA
This window of the Bacillus sp. SM2101 genome carries:
- the rlmB gene encoding 23S rRNA (guanosine(2251)-2'-O)-methyltransferase RlmB → MNQEYIIGKNPVLEALKSKREINKIWIAEGSQRGQMQQVVQLAKDKQVPVSFVPKKKIDQMNDGNHQGVIAQVAAYEYASLDDLYRKAEEKGEMPFFILLDEIEDPHNLGSIMRTADAVGAHGIIIPKRRAVGLTATVAKASTGAIEYIPVAKVTNLSRTIEELKENGIWIIGTDANGQDDYRSIDGNMPLGLVIGSEGKGIGRLIKEKCDFLINLPMRGKVTSLNASVAAGLLMYEVYRKRIPLGD
- the epsC gene encoding serine O-acetyltransferase EpsC; amino-acid sequence: MIYGKYGPYSHFNIKPFDSIGILYIRIVLFQHMMGMVEALALFLSFEQIIRMEANTVFKMFKEDIEVIFEQDPAARSYIEVILTYSGLHAIWSHRIAHGLFKRKLFFLARLLSQISRFFTGIEIHPGAQIGRRLFIDHGMGVVIGETCEIGDNVTIYQGVTLGGTGKEKGKRHPTIKDNALIAAGAKVLGSITIGENSKIGGGSVVLHDVPDNSTAVGIPGRIVIKNGVRVKKDFNHRDLPDPIADRIREIELEMNELRNELAEMKERKIEHANSNL
- a CDS encoding NYN domain-containing protein, whose product is MDILIVDGYNIIGAWPNLRPLRDKDFNSARDNLINQMAEYQAYTGYRVIIVFDAHLVKGIEKKLKNHKVEIIFTRENETADERIEKLVKELNNIQTQIHVATSDYMEQWTIFGQGALRKSARELYNEMTAIKQRIEKKVKVTQQKKPKSKIHLSEEVAEIFEKWRRGQR
- the cysS gene encoding cysteine--tRNA ligase, which gives rise to MPIQIYNTLTRAKELFIPIEENKVTMYKCGPTVYNYIHIGNARPDIIYDTVRRYFEYRGYDVKYISNFTDVDDKIIKAANELGEDVPTVSERFIQAYFEDVSALGCKKADAHPRVTETMDIIIDFIQALIDKGYAYESGGDVYYKTREFDGYGKLSHQSIDELRVGARIEVDEKKNDSIDFVLWKAAKEGEISWESPWGLGRPGWHIECSAMVREYLGDTIDIHAGGQDLIFPHHENEIAQSEALTGKQLANYWMHNGYINIDNEKMSKSLGNFVLVHDIIKEHDPQVLRFFMLSVHYRNPINYNIELLQSAKSSLERLRTAYTNLKHRMNSSANLTTNDDEWIQNISQYKEKFIEEMDDDFNTANAITVLFDLSKTANLYLMEKNTSNQVIQQFVLLFEETFTVLGLTLENNELLDDEIEELIQQRIDARKNRDFALSDQIRDELKERNIILEDTAQGTRWRRG
- a CDS encoding Mini-ribonuclease 3; translated protein: MLHSPNIIDVKQLNSLALAYMGDAVYESHVRHHLLIKGNIRPNQLHNIAKAYVSAKAQANVIHFFLQNDMLSIEEQTIVKRGRNAKSGTIPKNTDVQTYRYSTAFEALLGYHYLMGNEDRFEELVSESFQFIEKQKKGGK